The Marinobacter bohaiensis genome segment CTTTGAAAAAAGGAACGTTTCATGACGATCAAGAAAATGACCGAGCTGGACCTGGCGGGCAAGCGGGTTCTGATTCGTGAAGACCTGAACGTCCCGGTCAAGGACGGCAAGGTGACCAGCGACGCTCGCATCCGCGCTTCCCTGCCGACCATCAAGGCCGCCCGCGACGCCGGCGCCAAGGTCCTGCTGATGTCCCACCTGGGGCGTCCCGAAGAAGGCGTCTACGATGAGGCGTCCTCCATGAAGCCGGTCGCCGCGCACCTGGGCGAACTGCTGGGCCAGCCGGTACGTCTGGTCGAGGATTACCTGGACGGCGTCGACGTGGCCGAGGGTGAAGTGGTCCTGTGCGAGAACGTCCGCTTCAACAAGGGTGAGAAGAAAGACGACGAAGCCCTGTCCAAACGCTACGCCGCCCTGTGCGACGTGTACGTGATGGACGCCTTTGGCACCGCCCACCGCGCCCAGGCCTCCACCCACGGAGTGGCGAAATTCGCGCCGGAAGCCTGCGCCGGCCCGCTGCTGGCGGCGGAGCTGGAAGCCCTGAGCCAGGCGCTGGACAACCCGGCCAAGCCGGTGGTGGCCATCGTCGGCGGCTCCAAGGTGTCCACCAAACTGGACGTCCTCAACGCGCTGGAAAAGGTCTGCGACCAGATCATCGTGGGCGGTGGCATTGCCAACACCTTCCTGGCGGCGGCCGGTCACCCGGTGGGTAAATCCCTGTGCGAACACGACCTGATCGACACCGCCAAGGCCATCGCCGAGCGGGTTAAGATCCCGCTGCCGGAGGACGTGGTCGTTGCCGGCGAGTTCGCCGAGGA includes the following:
- a CDS encoding phosphoglycerate kinase is translated as MTIKKMTELDLAGKRVLIREDLNVPVKDGKVTSDARIRASLPTIKAARDAGAKVLLMSHLGRPEEGVYDEASSMKPVAAHLGELLGQPVRLVEDYLDGVDVAEGEVVLCENVRFNKGEKKDDEALSKRYAALCDVYVMDAFGTAHRAQASTHGVAKFAPEACAGPLLAAELEALSQALDNPAKPVVAIVGGSKVSTKLDVLNALEKVCDQIIVGGGIANTFLAAAGHPVGKSLCEHDLIDTAKAIAERVKIPLPEDVVVAGEFAEDAEATTKAIADVGEGDMILDVGPKTAAHFSELLKSAKTILWNGPVGVFEFDQFGGGTRALADAIAESDAFSLAGGGDTVAAVDKYGVSDKISYISTGGGAFLEFVEGKTLPAVAVLEERGA